From Lewinellaceae bacterium:
CTTGCCCCTAAACCCTGATGTATGCAGTTGTCATTAGATAGTAAATTCGCTACCTACATACCTCCAAAATCCCAACTCCTGAAGTGGGTTGGAAACAAACAGCGGTTTGCCGGCGAAATTGCCCGGTTTTTCCCGGTCAAGTTTGGCACTTTCTTTGAACCCTTCTTAGGCAGCGGCGCAGTCATGGCAACCGTTTCGCCACAGCGTGGAGTAGGTTCTGATGTATTTAAACCGCTTATGGAAATCTGGAAGAAGCTGCAATCTGACCCGGAGGGCCTGATCAGCTGGTATGCAGAGAGAAGGAATAGGCTGGAAAAAGAAGATAAAAAAGCAGTTTATGAAAAGGTAAAAGCTTCATTCAATGCCAACCACAATGGAGCGGATTTTTTGTTTCTAACGCGTTCTTGTTACGGCGGGATCATCAGGTTTAGAAAATCAGATGGATATATGAGTACGCCATGTGGCGTTCATGAACCCATTTCCGTTCATACATTTTCGAAGCGGGTAAAAGAGTGGCACCAAAGGTTGAAAAATGTAAATTTCCTCGCCATTGATTACAAAGAGGCATTTGATATGTCAAAGGAAGGAGATCTGATATATTGCGACCCACCTTATAGCCATAGCCAAAGCATTCTGTACGGCGCACAGGACTTCAATCTGTCAGGTTTGTTTGAAAAAATCCAGGAAGTCAAAGAAAAAGGAGTTAAAGTGGTGTTAAGCATCGACGGTAAAAAGAAATCAGGGAATTATTTATGCGACCTCCCAATTCCGGAAGGGCTTTTTGAAGAAGAAATTTATGTCCGCGTTGGGAGGTCCATGTTGAGAAGGTTTCAAATGGAAGGGCAAACTCTGGAATCAGAGATGGTCTCTGACCGGCTTTTGTTAACCTATTCTACCTAATTCCCTTGCCTTTTAGAGCACATAGGCCGACTTAGCCATCAGCATCCGGTTTGTATTGTCCCAACAACAACACCCCCACCCCCGCCGGCATCAACAAAGAAACCCCAAACAGCCCCTCGTAATAATAGGGCAAAAATCCCATCGCTCCCCAAAACAGCGTTCCCTGCAAAAACAGCAACAGCTCGCTGCCGAAGAAACCCGCCAGCAGCAGCCCCAGCCCCAGCCTGGAAAGCCGTGAGCGCAGGCTCAGCACCCCGTTGAGAGCAGCGTAGCCGAGGATGAACTGCGTAACCACCCCCAACAGTACCAGATGAATAAAACCAATGACAAAATTGCGGATGGTATACGCCACCGTGGCAATGTGGGGAATGACTACCGCCGCCTGCATCACCACCTTCAGCGCAAAACAGGCGAAGGCGATCTTGATGAGCAGGAAGCCCCAGCCGCCCAGCTGTTGGTGCAATTCCCGGTGGCTTTTGATCACCAGCAGGGCGAAGAACGCCATGGCGGCCAGCTGCAGGATGACGCCCAGGCTGTTGGTGGCAAAAACGATGGGCAGAGGCTCCGCCCAGGCCACCGCCAGGGCATAGGTGAAGAAAGTCGAAACGGCGAGCAGCCAGAAGAAAAGGCGGGCCAATCGGAGAGAATTTAAGTCGGAAGCGACCTTAAGGAGTCCCGTACCGACAAAGGAGGTCGGGATGCGAAGTCGGAAGTCGGAAATGAACCAGGAATGCGCAGCAAAGGTCCGCTTCCCACTTCCCCCTTCCGACTTCCCCCTTCCGATTTCCCCCTTCCGATTTCCGACTTCCGACTTCCCACTTCCCACTTCCGACTTCCCACTTCCGATTTCCGACTTCCCACTTCCCACTTCCCACTTCCCACTTCCCACTTTCCACTTCCCACTTCCCACTTTCCCGCCCGTTCGTCCAAAGCCCAAAATATGCCGGCTTTCCAGGAGCTGGAAAAACAGCGCCAGCACGGCAAAAGCAAACCAGCCGTTGAACTGGAAGTGCAGGTAGAACTGCACCGTCATGTAGTAGATGGCCTTCTGCTGCAATCCCAAAAGCATGATGGGGGGCATCGCCCAAAGGGCCAGGGTGGAGAACAGCATGAACAGCAGGGCCGCCTTCACAAATAGCGCCGGCAAACCGCTTTGCCCCCGGATATCTCTCCAGAAGCGCCAGGCGAAAAAATAGGATGCCAGGCCGTGCAGCGTAGAAAACGCGATGGGCCAGGGGGCATAGCCTTGTATCGGAAAGGAGATGAGCATGCCAATGACGGCAACCTGGCTCGCCAGGAAAACGTTCCGGTAAAATGTCGAACGCTGCTGCTCTTCCGACAGGAAAGCGCCCATCAATAAGGCATACAGCGCCAGGTACACCCAGCCCAGCATGGCCACATGGGAGTGCCCGTGCAGAAAATACCGGAACTTCAGCCAACTGATCTCTTCCACAAAGGCATACCGCAGCACTACCCCCATGACGGCCGCAATGAAAAAGTTGGCCAGCGCAATACGAAACCACACTTTGGGCATGGCAAAAAAATTTCAGTTTTCGGATGACCGCCAAGAGCTATGGGGTTGTGGATTATCCTTCCCCAAGAGAGAAAAGAGAAGCTCCGCTCTCGCGGAAGCCGGGAGCAATGGTATGTAAGCCATGCCCAGGGGATAATCCACAACAAAACTAATTCCCCACCTCCTGGCCGTCGTTGGCGTACATAAATTCCAGCACGTCGCGGGCGTCGCCGATGGAGAGGTTCTGGTTGGGCATGCGCACCAGGCATTCCTTGAGCAGGGCCTGCGCTGCCGGGTCTTTTTCCAGCATGATGTCGACATTGGTGGTCATGTTCATGATCCACTCCGGCCTGCGGCGCTCGGTGACGCCTTTCCAGCCCGGGCCGACGACGCGCTGGCCGCTGAGCTTATGGCAGGCTGCGCATTTCATTTCGTAGATGGCCTTGCCCTTTTCCACCATACCCGGCTTGAGCGGAGTATTTAGGGAAACTTGCTTGATCTCTCCAACGCCCTTGCCATCATCCGGCGCAGGTTCTTCGATCATGCTTTTGGGCGCCGGCTTGTCGGCGGATGAGGTGTCGCCCGATCCGCCGCAGGCGTAAACGAATATTGCTAGTGCAAAAGCGAGAAATATTGCTAAACGTTTCATGGTTGTGATTTAACGAGTTGATGAACTAAAAAAAATTGTTGTTTGGAACCCGCCTGTATCGTTTATGTCATTTTATTATTTGAGTAATAATTAGGTAAGCCACCTTCCCTCCTTCCAATTTCCGTCCCCGGCCTCCGTCCGTCGTAGGCCGGACTACGATCCGCCGGAGACGGAGGCGGGGCCTCACTGCGTTCGGCTTCCCACTTCCGATTTCCCATTTCCGCCTTTTCACTTCATATCTTCTGTTCTTCTCTTTCGATGCGTTTGGCCAGGTCGCCGATGGCCTGGTGCTTTAGCTGATAGTGCAACCCTTCCCGGTAGGCAAAAGCCTGAATGTGCAGCGGGCAGGGGTTGTCCGGCGAACAAACCGGCAAGCCCAGTATGCAGGCGTTGAACACATCCGGCCCGTCGATGCATTCCACCACGTCTTTCAAATTGGCTTCCAGGTTTTGCTCGCTGAGGTAAAAGCCTCCGCTGGGCCCCTTGGCCGAGGAGATCAGGTTGTTTCTGGAAAGCTGCTGCAGGATTTTCGCCAGAAAGTACTTCGGCACATCCAAAGCGGCAGCTATTTCCTTTACGCCAACCTTTTTCCCCTTGCTGGCGTGAACCGCCAGGTAAAGGACCGCTCGTATCGCATATTTGCACGCCTGGCTAAACATAGGTTATGGTTTTTGAAAGCCAATTTTTGTGCAAGGTATAATAAAAAATAATAAAAGACAAAATAATCCTTTATTAAAATTCCAACTTCTTTTGCCTCAGGAATTTGCCTTACTTTCAGACAAAATACCTTTAAAGATAAAACGCTGATAAAAAGCACATTAAATCTATTTTTTGCGACTTGAGCACCCTGGGGTGACAAATGTCATTGCACAAAAATCAAGGGCTTGCTTTCTTTGCATAAAAGACAAAAGAGTCTTTTTATCTTTATTTAAAATTATTTGGAACCCGCACACTATACTATTGATTCATTGCAAACAAAATTCATTCGCTTATGAAAATTCCAATAGGCATTCACTCCTTATCTATGTTCCTGCTTACGGGACTGGGGCTGGCCTTATTCAGCTGTGGCCAGCAGGGGGCATCCAACCAGGGCGGCGCTCTGGCTGATGATGTGGCCTCCCGGGTTTACGTCGCCCCCGGCGAGTACGACGAATTCTACGGCTTCTTCTCCGGTGGCTTCAGCGGCCAGGTCAGCGTTTACGGCATCCCTTCCGGCCGCCTGCTCAAGGTCATACCGGTATTTTCCGTAGACGGGGAAAAAGGGTATGGCTTTAATGAAGAGACAAAGCCCATGCTGCAGACCTCCCATGGCTTCGTGCCCTGGGACGACGCCCACCACCCCGAACTTTCCCAAACCAACGGCGAAACCGATGGGCGCTGGGTGTTCATCAACGGCAACAACACCCCCCGTATCGCCCGCATCGACCTGACGACCTTCGAGACGGTGGAGATCATCGAGATCCCCAACAGCGGCGGCAACCACAGCTCGCCCTTTACCACCGAAAATACCGAGTACGTGGTAGCCGGTACCCGCTTTGGCGTGCCCTACCCGCAGAAAGACGTAGCCATCGACAGCTACGCCGAGAACTTCAAGGGCATGCTTACCTTTATTAAGGTAGGGCCGGAAGGGGAAATGTCGATTGCCTTCCAGGTGCTGCTGCCTGCCTTCGACTACGACCTGGCCCACTCCGGCAAGGGGGCTTCGAATGGCTGGACCTTCTTTACCTCCTACAACACGGAAGAGAAGAACACCTTGCTGGAAGTCAATGCTTCTCAGAACGACAAGGACTTCATCGCTGCCGTCAACTGGAAAAAAGCCGAGGAATACATCAAACAAGGCAAATTCCAGGAAGTGCCCGCCCAGTACGCCCACAACACTTACAGCGACAAGACCCACACCGGCACCTCCACTATGATGGACAAGGTCAAGGTGCTCATTCCCTCCGAATGCCCGGGGCTGGTCTACTTCCTTCCCACGCCGAAGTCGCCCCACGGAGTGGACGTCGACCCGACCGGCGAGTACATCGTCGGCAACGGCAAACTGTCGGCCGACCTCACGGTGCACTCGTTCAGCAAAATGCTGAAAGCCATCGAGGCCAAAGCTTACGATACCGAGATCGCCGGCATCCCCGTCCTGAAATTTGAAGAAGTAGTGGCCGGCGTAGTAAAGGAGCCCGGCCTGGGGCCCTTGCATACCGAATTTGACGCCAAAGGCAACGCCTACACCACTTTCTTCATCTCTTCCGAGATCGTGAAGTGGAAACTCGGCACCTGGGAAGTGGTGGACAGAGTGCCCTGCTACTACTCCGTCGGCCACCTGATGATCCCGGGCGGCGACTCCCAAAAGCCGGAAGGCAAATACATGGTCGCGTTAAACAAAATCACCAAAGACCGCTACCTGCCTACCGGGCCGGAGCTCAACCACTCGGCTCAGCTCTACGACATTTCCGGCGAAAAGATGAAGCTGCTGCTCGACTTTCCCACGATTGGCGAGCCGCACTACGCCCAGGGCATTTCCGCCAGCCGCGTGATGCCGAAATCGAAGAAGTTCTATCCGCTCGAAGAGAATGAGCACCCCTACCGCGCCATGGGTGAAAAGGACGCCCGCGTGGAACGCGACGGCAACAACGTCCACGTCTACATGACGACCATCCGCAGCCACTTCGCCCCCGACAACATCGAGGGCATCAAGGTGGGCGACAAGGTCTACTTCCACGTCACCAACCTGGAACAGGACTGGGACGTGCCGCACGGCCTGGCCGTGATGGGCGCCAACACTGCCGAGCTGCTCGTCATGCCGGGGCAGACTGAAACGCTGCTCTGGGAACCGAAGAAAGAAGGAGTAATTCCTTTCTACTGCACGGACTTTTGCTCCGCGCTGCACCAGGAGATGCAAGGGTACATCCGGGTCTCTTCCCGGAACTCCGACATCGCCCTGAAGTGGGGGCTGGGTGAGCCGGAGCCGGAGCAATAATGTTATTGGAGTTACTGGTTATTGGTTTATTGGGCCCCCAGTTCACCAAACAGAAGCCGGCCAATTGAATCACGAGGAAGACTTGACAAGTTTCCTTCGAGGGCCCCTCCGGGAAAACTTGTCAAGTCTAAACAAAAAAAAACATGAAACAACTACCACGGGTGCTTATGATACTGGCGGCGGCGGCTTTGATGATGCTCTTCGTTTTCCCGATGTGGCGCATCACGCTCATCGCCCCTCAGTATCCGGATGGGGTCAATATGTACATCTGGATCAACAAGATCGGGGGAGACGGCCCCGGCACCCTCCAAAACGTCAACATTCTCAACCACTACGTCGGGATGAAATTCATCGAGCCGGACGCCATTCCGGAACTGCAGTATTTTCCCTATATCATCATTGGCCTGGCGGCGCTGGCCCTGCTGGCAGCGGCCATCAATAAAAAGCAGGTTTACCTGGCCTGGGCCATCCTTTTTGCAGTACTCGCAGTAGCGGGCATTTACGATTTTTACCTTTGGGAGTACGACTACGGCCACAACCTGAGCCCTACCGCCCCCATCAAAATCCCCGGAGCGTCCTTTCAGCCGCCGCTCTTCGGCTCCAAGGTGATCCTCAACTTCATCGCCAAGTCCTTCCCGCACACCGGAGGGTATTTTGCCGGCCTTTCCGCTCTGTTGGCGCTGGCGGCATGGTGGTTAAAATCAAAAATGAGCAAAAATGAAACGCAGCAAGCTTCTTCCGGCGCTGGCAATGGCGCTAAGCGCCGTTTCCTGCACACCGTCGCCTAAACCGATTGCGTATGGCAGTGACGCCTGCCACTACTGCAAGATGACGATCGTCGACCAGCAACACGCCGCCGAAGCCGTAACCGCCAAGGGCAAGGCCTTCAAATTCGACGCCATCGAATGCATGGTGAATTACCTGGAAGGGCAGGAAGGCCAGAGCCAGGAATACGCTTTCCTGCTGGCCGCCGATTACGAAAAACCGGGGGAACTGATCCCCGCAGAGTCGAGCTACTACCTGATCAGCCCTGCCATTCCCAGCCCGATGGGCGCCTACTTGTCGGCCTTCGAGACGCAGGAGCGGGCAAAGGCCATGCAATCCGCGAAAGAGGGCGAAGTGTTTGACTGGAAAGGCTTGAGGGCCCATATTAAAAACTAACGCCGAAGAAAGCAGGAGTGTCAATCATCAACTGAACCAATAAATCACAAACTATGAAAAATGGAACCCTGGCTCTAACCTGCCTGCTTCTGTCCCTTTTCCTGGCGGCCTGCTCTCCCGGCGCTCCGGCGGACGCTACGACGGCCGCCGCCTCGGCAACGCCCGCCAAAGGGCAATCGGCAGTAAAAGATGAAGCTTCAGCGCAAAACATCCTGAATGTAGCCATCGGCTCGAAGGATCACAGCACCCTGGTGGCGGGCGTGCAGGCAGCGGGGCTGGAAGACGTGCTGGTCAATGCCGGCCCGCTCACCGTCTTTGCCCCGAACAACGCTGCTTTCGAAAAGCTGCCGGCCGGCACGCTGGACGAACTGCTGAAGCCGGAAAACAAGCAGAAGCTGGCCCATATCATCAAATACCACGCCTCGCCCGGCAGCTACAACACAGATATGCTGAAGGATGGCATGAACCTGTATATGGCCACCGGCCACTATGTGAAAGTGGAAAGAAATGGCGATGAGATCAAAGTGGGAGGCGCTAAGATACTAGGGACGGTGAAAGCTTCCAACGGCATCGTGCATGTGGTCGATGCGGTTTTGTTGCCTCCTGACTGATGAAAAGAGGAGTTTACTAAGTTTAGGGTAGGCATTACGTTGAAATGGAACGCGAATTGGCGCGAATGTAACGGATTAGCACGGGTCTGCGAGCCAAAATTCGCGAAAATCTGCCGAATCCGTGGCATCCGCGTTCTATTCAAAGGACTCCCAAGACATTACGCCTGCCCTTCAGTTTACTAAATTGGTCATGGCGAAGGAGGCTTTGCCCTCCTTTGCCCCAAAACCAGAAAGATGCGCAAAGTCATAATTCTATCAACCTTACTGCTCGCCTCCCTGGCGATGCGGGCAGCCACGATCACCGTATGCCCCGGCTGCGAATGCAGCAGCATCGGCCAGGCCATTGCCTCGGCCAGCGCCGGCGATGAGATCCTCATCCAAAGCGGGCTGTATCAGGAGGGCAACATTCTGGTGGACAAGGCGCTGCACCTGCGAGGCGAAGGCTGGCCCGTCGCCGACGGCCAAAACGACACAGAAGTCTTTACCGTTACCGCTAGCGGCGTCACGATCGAAGGGCTGGTGGTGCGCAATGTGGGCACGAGCTATCTGCAGGACCGGGCCGGCATCCGCATGCGCCGCGTGCGGGATTTTACCATCCGCAACAACCGCCTGGAAAACACTTTTTTCGGCATCTACCTGGAGCACTGCAGCGACGGCGTGGTTAGCGAAAATATTGTTGAAGGGGAAGCGGAAGAAGAAATGTCTTCCGGCAACGCCATCCACCTGTGGTACTGCAAACGGATGCTCGTAGAAAACAACCAGGTGCGCGGCCACCGCGACGGCATCTACTTCGAATTCGTGGATGAAAGCCGCATCCGCTCCAACACCAGCGAGGGCAACCTGCGCTACGGCCTGCACTTCATGTTCTCCAACGACGACGATTACTCCCGGAATACCTTCCGCCGCAACGGCGCCGGCGTGGCAGTTATGTTCTCCCGGAACATCAACATGTGGGAAAACCGGTTCGAATACAATTGGGGGCGCGCCTCCTACGGCCTGCTGTTGAAAGAAATCTACGATGCGGAGATTCGCGACAACGTTTTCCTGGAAAACACC
This genomic window contains:
- a CDS encoding Rrf2 family transcriptional regulator encodes the protein MFSQACKYAIRAVLYLAVHASKGKKVGVKEIAAALDVPKYFLAKILQQLSRNNLISSAKGPSGGFYLSEQNLEANLKDVVECIDGPDVFNACILGLPVCSPDNPCPLHIQAFAYREGLHYQLKHQAIGDLAKRIEREEQKI
- a CDS encoding cytochrome c encodes the protein MKRLAIFLAFALAIFVYACGGSGDTSSADKPAPKSMIEEPAPDDGKGVGEIKQVSLNTPLKPGMVEKGKAIYEMKCAACHKLSGQRVVGPGWKGVTERRRPEWIMNMTTNVDIMLEKDPAAQALLKECLVRMPNQNLSIGDARDVLEFMYANDGQEVGN
- a CDS encoding nitrous oxide reductase accessory protein NosL codes for the protein MKRSKLLPALAMALSAVSCTPSPKPIAYGSDACHYCKMTIVDQQHAAEAVTAKGKAFKFDAIECMVNYLEGQEGQSQEYAFLLAADYEKPGELIPAESSYYLISPAIPSPMGAYLSAFETQERAKAMQSAKEGEVFDWKGLRAHIKN
- the nosZ gene encoding Sec-dependent nitrous-oxide reductase encodes the protein MKIPIGIHSLSMFLLTGLGLALFSCGQQGASNQGGALADDVASRVYVAPGEYDEFYGFFSGGFSGQVSVYGIPSGRLLKVIPVFSVDGEKGYGFNEETKPMLQTSHGFVPWDDAHHPELSQTNGETDGRWVFINGNNTPRIARIDLTTFETVEIIEIPNSGGNHSSPFTTENTEYVVAGTRFGVPYPQKDVAIDSYAENFKGMLTFIKVGPEGEMSIAFQVLLPAFDYDLAHSGKGASNGWTFFTSYNTEEKNTLLEVNASQNDKDFIAAVNWKKAEEYIKQGKFQEVPAQYAHNTYSDKTHTGTSTMMDKVKVLIPSECPGLVYFLPTPKSPHGVDVDPTGEYIVGNGKLSADLTVHSFSKMLKAIEAKAYDTEIAGIPVLKFEEVVAGVVKEPGLGPLHTEFDAKGNAYTTFFISSEIVKWKLGTWEVVDRVPCYYSVGHLMIPGGDSQKPEGKYMVALNKITKDRYLPTGPELNHSAQLYDISGEKMKLLLDFPTIGEPHYAQGISASRVMPKSKKFYPLEENEHPYRAMGEKDARVERDGNNVHVYMTTIRSHFAPDNIEGIKVGDKVYFHVTNLEQDWDVPHGLAVMGANTAELLVMPGQTETLLWEPKKEGVIPFYCTDFCSALHQEMQGYIRVSSRNSDIALKWGLGEPEPEQ
- a CDS encoding nitrous oxide reductase family maturation protein NosD, with the protein product MRKVIILSTLLLASLAMRAATITVCPGCECSSIGQAIASASAGDEILIQSGLYQEGNILVDKALHLRGEGWPVADGQNDTEVFTVTASGVTIEGLVVRNVGTSYLQDRAGIRMRRVRDFTIRNNRLENTFFGIYLEHCSDGVVSENIVEGEAEEEMSSGNAIHLWYCKRMLVENNQVRGHRDGIYFEFVDESRIRSNTSEGNLRYGLHFMFSNDDDYSRNTFRRNGAGVAVMFSRNINMWENRFEYNWGRASYGLLLKEIYDAEIRDNVFLENTIGVYVEGSTRIQYQHNEFNRNGWAIKMSGGCLDNTVAANNFLDNTFDLSLNSAPNNNSFDGNYWSDYNGYDLGRDGTGDVPYHPVKLFNYVVNRTPEAMVLLRSLFVDLLNFSEKVSPVLTPANVADNAPLMQKLNFSKDKLTF
- a CDS encoding fasciclin domain-containing protein; the protein is MKNGTLALTCLLLSLFLAACSPGAPADATTAAASATPAKGQSAVKDEASAQNILNVAIGSKDHSTLVAGVQAAGLEDVLVNAGPLTVFAPNNAAFEKLPAGTLDELLKPENKQKLAHIIKYHASPGSYNTDMLKDGMNLYMATGHYVKVERNGDEIKVGGAKILGTVKASNGIVHVVDAVLLPPD
- a CDS encoding Dam family site-specific DNA-(adenine-N6)-methyltransferase, giving the protein MQLSLDSKFATYIPPKSQLLKWVGNKQRFAGEIARFFPVKFGTFFEPFLGSGAVMATVSPQRGVGSDVFKPLMEIWKKLQSDPEGLISWYAERRNRLEKEDKKAVYEKVKASFNANHNGADFLFLTRSCYGGIIRFRKSDGYMSTPCGVHEPISVHTFSKRVKEWHQRLKNVNFLAIDYKEAFDMSKEGDLIYCDPPYSHSQSILYGAQDFNLSGLFEKIQEVKEKGVKVVLSIDGKKKSGNYLCDLPIPEGLFEEEIYVRVGRSMLRRFQMEGQTLESEMVSDRLLLTYST